The proteins below come from a single Deltaproteobacteria bacterium genomic window:
- a CDS encoding AAA family ATPase — MRLTRSLEASFALAIRDARARRHEFIGIEHLLRALLDDERVAEVVRACGGDVERLRHDLAAYLESHMERLPAGTDVPPQQTLGFQRVLQRAAAHVQSAGRDELDGREVLAAIFREPESQAAYLLAKQGITRLDVISYISHGIPKVPEAPSPAGDEEEDAEEGARPARDPLGAFTINLVEQAAAGRIDPLIGRERELERTIHVLCRRRKNNPVFVGDPGVGKTAIVEGFALRVHRGEVPTALKDVGVYALDMGALLAGTKFRGEFEARLKAVIGALKAKPGAVLFIDEIHTVVGAGATQGGSMDASNILKPAL; from the coding sequence GTGCGGCTGACCCGGAGCCTCGAGGCGAGCTTCGCCCTCGCCATCCGCGACGCGCGGGCGCGGCGGCACGAGTTCATCGGCATCGAGCACCTGCTGCGCGCGCTGCTCGACGACGAGCGCGTGGCCGAGGTGGTGCGCGCGTGCGGCGGCGACGTGGAGCGCCTGAGGCACGACCTCGCCGCGTACCTCGAGAGCCACATGGAGCGCCTGCCCGCGGGGACGGACGTGCCGCCGCAGCAGACCCTCGGCTTCCAGCGCGTTCTCCAGCGCGCCGCGGCGCACGTGCAGTCGGCCGGACGCGACGAGCTCGACGGCCGCGAGGTGCTGGCCGCGATCTTCCGCGAGCCCGAGTCGCAGGCGGCCTACCTGCTCGCCAAGCAGGGTATCACGCGCCTCGACGTGATCAGCTACATCTCCCACGGGATCCCGAAGGTACCGGAGGCTCCGTCGCCGGCGGGCGACGAGGAGGAGGACGCCGAGGAGGGCGCCCGCCCGGCGCGCGATCCGCTCGGCGCCTTCACCATCAACCTGGTCGAGCAGGCCGCGGCCGGGCGCATCGACCCGCTCATCGGCCGCGAGCGCGAGCTCGAGCGCACCATCCACGTGCTCTGCCGGCGGCGGAAGAACAACCCCGTCTTCGTGGGCGACCCGGGCGTGGGCAAGACGGCCATCGTCGAGGGCTTCGCGCTCCGCGTCCACCGCGGCGAGGTGCCGACGGCCCTCAAGGACGTCGGCGTCTACGCCCTCGACATGGGGGCGCTGCTCGCCGGCACGAAGTTCCGCGGCGAGTTCGAGGCGCGCCTGAAGGCCGTGATCGGCGCCCTCAAGGCGAAGCCGGGCGCCGTCCTCTTCATCGACGAGATCCACACCGTGGTCGGCGCCGGCGCGACGCAGGGCGGCTCGATGGATGCGTCCAACATCCTGAAGCCGGCGCTC
- a CDS encoding ATP-dependent Clp protease adaptor ClpS, translated as MAARLPHRLIRGGDGRPHRLLLHVAPGRRPRSSARGRRQADTLTARGGGAGGPGADARGLPRWTDPDLIDAVPRRETKHEPGVITETRPQEKLKRPRLYKVLFHNDDYTTMEFVVWVLMSVFHHDEATATGIMLHVHKTGIGVAGVHPRDVAETRAARVEALARAHEFPLRCSVEEEECG; from the coding sequence ATGGCCGCTCGCCTTCCGCACCGACTCATCCGTGGTGGCGATGGGCGGCCTCACCGACTCCTGCTACATGTGGCGCCAGGGCGGCGCCCTCGATCGAGCGCGCGCGGCCGAAGGCAAGCGGACACCCTGACGGCCCGAGGAGGGGGCGCCGGGGGGCCCGGCGCCGACGCACGTGGGTTGCCCCGGTGGACCGATCCGGATCTAATCGACGCCGTGCCCCGGCGCGAGACCAAGCACGAGCCCGGCGTCATCACCGAGACCCGGCCCCAGGAAAAGCTGAAGCGGCCCCGCCTCTACAAGGTGCTCTTCCACAACGACGACTACACCACCATGGAGTTCGTGGTCTGGGTGCTGATGAGCGTCTTCCACCACGACGAGGCGACCGCCACCGGCATCATGCTCCACGTCCACAAGACCGGCATCGGCGTCGCGGGCGTCCACCCGCGCGACGTCGCCGAGACGCGCGCCGCGCGTGTCGAGGCCCTCGCGCGCGCGCACGAGTTCCCGCTCCGCTGCTCGGTCGAGGAGGAGGAGTGCGGCTGA
- a CDS encoding DUF2889 domain-containing protein gives MRLDARGHPLHTRALSVVLAARADGKLDVHGTVLDLRKRGFVPVAGDLQGAGVIHDMRLAGTIDPASATLETLAAEQRSVAFEPSAVTAGESCRDPIDRIAALAGTRLDGGWGRRLGDAIGGPRGCSHLLTLGHLLGSSAAWALARERALHGAAPARPAGQRVFRRDVVIDGHESAAARVQLLAQTTDLHFAPAGAIVRPMERFAEQLEVRLDAEVEFPALAIGRLEAAERRRGARDLERAAWRDRGEAVAWLGGQRLGAGITAELLARLGAAPDDRPLLDTLLMLAPALVQCAAAMSEAWPLAFRTDSSVVAMGGLTDSCYMWRQGGALDRARAAEGKRTP, from the coding sequence ATGCGGCTCGACGCCCGCGGCCACCCGCTCCACACGCGCGCCCTCTCCGTCGTCCTCGCGGCGCGCGCCGACGGGAAGCTCGACGTGCACGGCACCGTGCTCGACCTCCGCAAGCGTGGCTTCGTCCCCGTGGCCGGCGACCTCCAGGGCGCGGGCGTCATCCATGACATGCGCCTCGCCGGCACGATCGATCCCGCGAGCGCGACGCTCGAGACGCTTGCCGCCGAGCAGCGGAGCGTCGCCTTCGAGCCCTCGGCGGTGACCGCGGGCGAGAGCTGCCGCGACCCGATCGACCGCATCGCCGCCCTGGCGGGGACGCGGCTCGACGGCGGCTGGGGGCGGCGCCTCGGCGACGCGATCGGGGGACCGCGCGGCTGCTCGCATCTGCTCACGCTCGGCCACCTGCTCGGCTCGAGCGCGGCGTGGGCGCTCGCGCGCGAGCGCGCACTCCACGGGGCGGCCCCCGCCCGGCCCGCCGGGCAGCGCGTCTTCCGGCGCGACGTCGTGATCGACGGGCACGAGAGCGCGGCGGCGCGCGTCCAGCTCCTCGCGCAGACGACCGACCTCCACTTCGCCCCCGCGGGCGCCATCGTGCGCCCCATGGAGCGCTTCGCCGAGCAGCTCGAGGTGCGGCTGGACGCCGAGGTCGAGTTCCCGGCCCTCGCCATCGGCCGCCTCGAGGCGGCCGAGCGCCGCCGCGGCGCCAGAGACCTGGAGCGCGCGGCGTGGCGCGACCGCGGCGAGGCGGTCGCGTGGCTCGGGGGGCAGCGGCTGGGCGCCGGCATCACCGCCGAGCTGCTCGCCCGCCTGGGCGCCGCGCCCGACGACCGCCCGCTCCTCGACACGCTCCTCATGCTCGCCCCCGCGCTCGTCCAGTGCGCAGCCGCGATGTCCGAGGCATGGCCGCTCGCCTTCCGCACCGACTCATCCGTGGTGGCGATGGGCGGCCTCACCGACTCCTGCTACATGTGGCGCCAGGGCGGCGCCCTCGATCGAGCGCGCGCGGCCGAAGGCAAGCGGACACCCTGA
- a CDS encoding 3-hydroxyacyl-CoA dehydrogenase, translating into MKIAGAVALVTGGASGLGEATVGMVIENGGRAVILDRPGSAGEDVARRLGAQALFAPADVTSAEEVQAAVAKAVERFGAVHVCVNCAGVGAAMRTVTKQGPMPLDLFAKVIAINLTGTFNVLRLAAAQMAQNPPNEEGERGVIINTASAAAFDGQIGQAAYSASKGGVVGMTLPVARDLAALGIRVVTIAPGTFDTAMLAMLPEDQRRKLAAEIPFPSRLGRPSEYAALARHIIENPMLNGETIRLDGALRMPPK; encoded by the coding sequence ATGAAGATCGCAGGTGCGGTGGCCCTGGTGACCGGCGGCGCCTCGGGCCTGGGCGAGGCGACGGTCGGGATGGTGATCGAGAACGGCGGCAGGGCCGTCATCCTCGACCGGCCGGGGTCTGCGGGCGAGGACGTCGCCCGCCGGCTCGGCGCGCAGGCCCTCTTCGCGCCGGCCGACGTGACCAGCGCCGAGGAGGTGCAGGCGGCGGTCGCGAAGGCCGTCGAGCGTTTCGGCGCCGTGCACGTGTGCGTCAACTGCGCCGGCGTCGGGGCGGCCATGCGCACGGTCACCAAGCAGGGCCCGATGCCGCTCGACCTGTTCGCCAAGGTGATCGCCATCAACCTGACCGGGACCTTCAACGTGCTCCGCCTCGCGGCGGCGCAGATGGCGCAGAACCCACCCAACGAGGAGGGCGAGCGCGGCGTCATCATCAACACCGCTTCGGCCGCCGCATTCGACGGCCAGATCGGCCAGGCCGCCTACTCGGCGTCGAAGGGCGGCGTGGTCGGCATGACGCTGCCCGTCGCGCGCGACCTGGCCGCGCTCGGCATCCGCGTGGTCACCATCGCGCCCGGCACCTTCGACACCGCCATGCTCGCCATGCTGCCCGAGGACCAGCGCCGGAAGCTAGCCGCCGAGATCCCGTTCCCGTCGCGCCTCGGGCGGCCGAGCGAGTACGCGGCGCTGGCGCGCCACATCATCGAGAACCCCATGCTGAACGGCGAGACCATCCGGCTCGACGGCGCGCTGCGCATGCCGCCCAAATAG
- a CDS encoding NAD(P)-dependent oxidoreductase codes for MASAAKRLGVIGAGNIGGAVAANLLADGHGVAVHDTDPARCAALVRAGAVRADTPAAVAERSEITFTSLPSPTVMEAVADAWLSGAARDAVLVDLSTNSPATIRSVGERLAAAGRHLLEAPLTGGAPGAQARMLVFMVGGERAVYERCLPILQKLGRAVFHMGPLGSGNTAKLVNSLLAFTATWASLEGLAVAAKAGINLRTMIEVIRTGGAGNFFTDRMVEGINERRRPTQFALALAAKDAGLLLEVAREAGVPVPVAAEVAQALVAAVEAGLGGRDFTDLVELIERRAGVALRLPPPA; via the coding sequence ATGGCCTCCGCCGCGAAGCGCCTCGGCGTCATCGGCGCGGGCAACATCGGCGGCGCGGTCGCCGCCAACTTGCTGGCCGACGGTCACGGCGTGGCCGTGCACGACACCGACCCGGCGCGCTGCGCTGCGCTCGTGCGCGCGGGAGCCGTGCGGGCCGACACGCCGGCGGCGGTCGCCGAGCGGAGCGAGATCACCTTCACGTCGCTGCCGAGCCCGACGGTCATGGAAGCGGTGGCGGACGCCTGGCTCTCGGGCGCGGCGCGGGACGCCGTGCTGGTGGACCTCTCCACCAACTCGCCCGCCACCATCCGGTCGGTGGGCGAGCGGCTCGCCGCCGCCGGCCGCCATCTCCTCGAGGCGCCGCTCACCGGCGGCGCGCCGGGCGCGCAGGCGCGCATGCTCGTCTTCATGGTGGGCGGCGAGCGCGCCGTCTACGAGCGCTGCCTGCCGATCCTCCAGAAGCTTGGCCGCGCCGTCTTTCACATGGGCCCGCTCGGGAGCGGCAACACGGCGAAGCTCGTGAACAGCCTGCTCGCCTTCACCGCGACCTGGGCCTCGCTGGAAGGCCTCGCCGTGGCCGCCAAGGCGGGCATCAACCTGCGCACCATGATCGAGGTGATCCGCACGGGCGGCGCGGGCAACTTCTTCACCGACCGCATGGTCGAGGGGATCAACGAGCGCCGCCGCCCAACGCAGTTCGCGCTCGCGCTGGCGGCGAAGGACGCGGGGCTGCTGCTCGAGGTGGCGCGCGAGGCGGGCGTGCCGGTGCCGGTCGCGGCAGAGGTGGCGCAGGCGCTGGTTGCGGCGGTCGAGGCGGGGCTCGGCGGGCGGGACTTCACGGATCTCGTGGAGCTGATCGAGCGGCGCGCGGGCGTGGCCCTCCGGCTCCCGCCGCCCGCATGA
- a CDS encoding NAD(P)-dependent oxidoreductase, whose protein sequence is MTAIRVGWIGTGVMGAPMCGHLMASGYPVTVFNRTRERARSLLERGAAWADSPRAVAQHADVVFTMVGFPDDVREVVLGPAGALAGAGRGTILVDMTTSEPSLAREIYEAAHGRGVASLDAPVSGGDIGAREAHLSIMVGGERDVFERVAPLLRCLGTTIVHQGPAGAGQHTKMANQILVASGMVAVCEALLYAYKAGLDLPTVLQSVSGGAAGSWSLTHYAPRILARDFVPGFLVDHFIKDMGIALAEAQRMRLSLPGLALVEQLYLALAAQGDGRKGTHALVLALARLSAVEWPATPSAPPPPR, encoded by the coding sequence ATGACCGCGATCCGCGTCGGCTGGATCGGGACGGGTGTCATGGGCGCGCCCATGTGCGGGCATCTCATGGCGAGCGGCTACCCCGTCACCGTGTTCAACCGCACCCGCGAACGTGCCCGCTCGCTTCTGGAGCGCGGCGCGGCGTGGGCGGATTCGCCGCGGGCGGTCGCGCAGCACGCCGACGTCGTCTTCACGATGGTCGGCTTTCCCGACGACGTGCGCGAGGTCGTGCTCGGCCCCGCGGGCGCGCTGGCGGGCGCCGGGCGCGGAACGATCCTGGTGGACATGACCACCAGCGAGCCGTCGCTTGCGCGCGAGATATACGAGGCGGCCCACGGGCGGGGCGTGGCGAGCCTCGACGCCCCCGTGTCGGGCGGCGACATCGGCGCGCGCGAGGCGCACCTCTCGATCATGGTGGGCGGCGAGCGGGACGTCTTCGAGCGCGTCGCCCCGCTGCTCCGCTGCCTGGGCACCACCATCGTCCACCAGGGCCCCGCGGGGGCGGGGCAGCACACCAAGATGGCGAACCAGATCCTGGTCGCGAGCGGCATGGTCGCGGTCTGCGAGGCGCTCCTCTACGCCTACAAGGCCGGACTCGACCTGCCCACCGTCCTCCAGTCGGTCTCGGGCGGCGCCGCCGGCTCGTGGTCGCTCACGCACTACGCCCCGCGCATCCTCGCGCGGGACTTCGTGCCGGGCTTCCTCGTGGACCACTTCATCAAGGACATGGGCATCGCGCTGGCGGAGGCGCAGCGGATGCGCCTCTCGCTGCCGGGCCTCGCCTTGGTGGAGCAGCTCTATCTCGCGCTGGCCGCGCAGGGCGACGGCCGCAAGGGCACGCACGCCCTCGTGCTCGCGCTCGCGAGGCTCTCGGCCGTGGAGTGGCCGGCTACACCTTCAGCACCTCCGCCGCCGCGTTGA
- a CDS encoding carboxymuconolactone decarboxylase family protein: protein MAGETDYLARGLEVAGKLWGARAGGQELPAQKLAPEFFGLVAQFVFGMFWSRPNLDLRSRSLCTVAQLAALGRTEELKLHLAGALNLGIKREELIEVLMQTACYAGVPAAVGALNAAAEVLKV from the coding sequence ATGGCGGGAGAGACGGACTACCTTGCACGCGGCCTCGAGGTCGCGGGTAAGTTGTGGGGCGCGCGTGCCGGCGGGCAGGAGCTGCCGGCGCAGAAGCTGGCCCCCGAGTTCTTCGGCCTGGTGGCGCAGTTCGTGTTCGGCATGTTCTGGTCCCGGCCGAACCTGGACCTGCGCAGCCGGAGCCTCTGCACCGTGGCGCAGCTCGCCGCGCTCGGGCGCACCGAGGAGCTGAAGCTGCACCTCGCGGGCGCGCTCAACCTCGGCATCAAGCGCGAGGAGCTGATCGAGGTGCTCATGCAGACCGCGTGCTACGCGGGCGTGCCGGCGGCGGTGGGCGCGCTCAACGCGGCGGCGGAGGTGCTGAAGGTGTAG
- a CDS encoding NAD(P)H-quinone oxidoreductase, whose translation MRAIVIREPGEESVLQMGEAPSPALGPADLRIRVRTTAVNRADLLQRQGLYPPPPGASPILGLECAGEVAEVGPEARGFRPGQRVMALLPGGGYAEEAVVHHGSALPVPETMSDEEAGAFPEVFLTAFSNLFMPGLGALAPGEAALVHGGGGGVGTAAILLCREAGNPCVVTAGSDEKCRQCVALGATAAINYRSEDFGARARELTGGRGVDVILDHIGAAYLAKNLAALAPGGRLVLIGLMGGAQGEVNLAQLLLRRLAVIGSTLRGRSVADKARIVEGFRARFGAALAAGRLRAPIDRVLPLARAAEAHRRMQSSAHFGKIVLRVA comes from the coding sequence ATGCGCGCGATCGTGATCCGGGAGCCGGGCGAAGAATCGGTGCTGCAGATGGGCGAGGCGCCCTCCCCCGCCCTCGGCCCGGCCGACCTCCGCATCCGCGTGCGCACGACGGCGGTCAACCGCGCCGACCTGTTGCAACGGCAGGGACTCTATCCGCCGCCGCCCGGCGCGTCGCCGATCCTGGGGCTCGAGTGCGCTGGCGAGGTCGCGGAGGTGGGCCCCGAGGCGCGCGGCTTCCGGCCCGGGCAGCGCGTCATGGCGCTCCTGCCTGGCGGCGGCTACGCGGAGGAGGCGGTCGTCCACCACGGCTCGGCGCTGCCCGTGCCCGAGACGATGAGCGACGAGGAGGCGGGTGCGTTCCCCGAGGTCTTCCTGACCGCCTTCTCGAACCTCTTCATGCCCGGGCTGGGTGCGCTGGCGCCCGGCGAGGCGGCGCTCGTGCACGGGGGCGGAGGCGGCGTCGGCACGGCGGCGATCCTCCTCTGCCGCGAAGCGGGCAACCCGTGCGTCGTCACCGCGGGCAGCGACGAGAAGTGCCGGCAGTGCGTGGCGCTCGGCGCGACGGCGGCCATCAACTACCGCAGCGAGGACTTCGGCGCGCGGGCCCGCGAGCTCACGGGCGGGCGCGGCGTCGACGTGATCCTCGACCACATCGGCGCGGCCTACCTGGCGAAGAACCTGGCCGCCCTGGCGCCCGGCGGCCGGCTCGTGCTGATCGGGCTCATGGGGGGCGCGCAGGGCGAGGTCAACCTGGCGCAGCTCCTCCTCCGGCGGCTCGCGGTCATCGGCTCGACGCTGCGCGGCCGCTCGGTCGCGGACAAGGCGAGGATCGTGGAGGGCTTCCGCGCGCGCTTCGGCGCCGCGCTCGCCGCGGGCCGGCTCCGCGCCCCGATCGACCGCGTCCTGCCGCTCGCCCGGGCGGCCGAGGCGCACCGCCGGATGCAGTCGAGCGCGCACTTCGGAAAGATCGTGCTGCGCGTCGCCTAG
- a CDS encoding DUF59 domain-containing protein encodes MRRSAGPRAGEGASPICSTDSSPGSRITIARIGDGSPQASRPSQSGRARLDLVRGATYASRQPMLVLVLLVAALVAVALWRLAARVRDVDRQVKELRLLRREIEELGAEVDRGLGVTRAHLAAVAAGEPPERDVILRGAPWRDIQPAEALALWEKTPGLFVLDVRTPAEFATGHIPNAHLIPIDELEDRLGELPPRDTPMLVHCAAGGRSAAACQTLGQRGYTRLLNLAGGMHSWPGVRVEEAAPATPPPSAPAGAAISYRGGPLTEAQVVGAIRECYDPEIPLNIYDLGLIYGVDIDESRVAVRMTLTSEGCPSARTIPEDVKRKIAALGQPNVTVDVVWDPPWHPSRISPDGKQKLGLA; translated from the coding sequence ATGCGGAGGTCGGCCGGGCCGAGGGCGGGGGAGGGCGCCTCGCCCATCTGCAGCACCGATTCTTCGCCCGGCTCCCGGATCACGATCGCGCGCATCGGGGACGGCTCACCACAGGCGAGCCGTCCGAGTCAATCGGGACGGGCGCGGCTTGACCTCGTCCGGGGAGCCACGTACGCATCGAGGCAGCCCATGCTGGTCCTCGTCCTGCTGGTGGCCGCCCTCGTCGCCGTGGCTCTCTGGCGCCTCGCGGCGCGCGTGCGCGACGTGGACCGGCAGGTGAAGGAGCTCCGCCTGCTCCGCCGCGAGATCGAGGAGCTCGGCGCCGAGGTCGACCGCGGCCTCGGCGTCACGCGCGCGCATCTTGCAGCCGTCGCGGCCGGCGAGCCGCCCGAGCGCGACGTCATCCTCCGCGGTGCGCCCTGGCGCGACATCCAGCCCGCCGAGGCGCTCGCGCTCTGGGAGAAGACGCCCGGGCTCTTCGTCCTCGACGTCCGCACGCCGGCCGAGTTCGCGACCGGGCACATCCCGAACGCGCACCTGATCCCGATCGACGAGCTCGAGGACCGTCTCGGCGAGCTGCCACCCAGGGACACGCCGATGCTCGTCCACTGCGCCGCGGGCGGGCGGAGCGCGGCCGCGTGCCAGACGTTGGGTCAGCGCGGCTACACGCGTCTCCTGAACCTCGCCGGCGGCATGCACAGCTGGCCGGGGGTACGCGTCGAGGAAGCGGCGCCGGCCACGCCGCCGCCGTCGGCGCCGGCCGGCGCCGCGATCAGCTATCGGGGCGGCCCCCTCACCGAGGCGCAGGTCGTAGGCGCCATCCGCGAGTGCTACGACCCCGAGATCCCGCTCAACATCTACGACCTGGGGCTGATCTACGGCGTCGACATCGACGAGTCACGGGTCGCGGTCCGCATGACGCTCACCTCCGAGGGCTGCCCCTCGGCGCGCACCATCCCCGAGGACGTGAAGCGGAAGATCGCCGCGCTCGGGCAGCCGAACGTCACGGTGGACGTGGTCTGGGACCCGCCCTGGCACCCCTCGCGCATCAGCCCCGACGGGAAGCAGAAGCTCGGGCTGGCGTGA
- a CDS encoding response regulator transcription factor: MGRSSSRVPARAEPGSSRAYPGPEGRDRTRGRRLRVVLADDHPVVRAGLRHILDSGDTIEVVAEAEDGRTLLRRVQALSPDVVVMDVSMPELNGIEATRAIRRQFPTTRVLVLSVHGAEAVVLDAVAAGAAGYLLKETATEELQRAVSAVARGEGYFSPGVAGLLVNRLNERARQRPLLSAREREVVQLISEGERLGQIAAKLFVSIATVKSHRANAMRKLSIRTTADLIRYAIRGGLSPL, encoded by the coding sequence GTGGGGCGTTCATCGTCGAGAGTACCGGCGCGCGCGGAACCCGGGTCATCGCGCGCATACCCTGGACCGGAGGGGAGAGATCGCACTCGCGGGCGTCGATTGCGCGTCGTCCTGGCGGATGATCACCCGGTCGTCCGGGCCGGGCTGAGGCACATCCTCGATTCAGGCGATACGATCGAGGTCGTCGCCGAGGCGGAAGACGGCCGAACCCTTCTCCGGCGGGTCCAGGCCCTGAGTCCGGACGTCGTGGTGATGGACGTTTCCATGCCCGAGCTGAACGGGATAGAGGCTACGCGGGCGATCCGCCGGCAGTTCCCCACGACGCGGGTCCTCGTGCTCTCGGTTCACGGTGCGGAGGCGGTCGTCCTGGATGCCGTTGCGGCGGGGGCTGCCGGATACCTGCTGAAGGAAACGGCCACCGAGGAGCTGCAGCGGGCGGTCTCGGCGGTGGCCAGAGGCGAGGGTTACTTCTCGCCTGGCGTGGCCGGCCTGCTCGTCAACCGGCTGAACGAGCGCGCCCGGCAGCGGCCGCTCCTGAGCGCCCGTGAGCGGGAGGTCGTCCAGCTCATCAGCGAAGGGGAACGGCTCGGTCAGATCGCGGCCAAGCTCTTCGTCAGCATCGCGACGGTGAAGAGCCACCGGGCGAATGCGATGCGTAAGCTCAGCATCCGCACGACGGCCGACCTGATCCGCTACGCGATCCGCGGCGGTCTCTCGCCCCTCTGA
- a CDS encoding DUF2723 domain-containing protein translates to MLAAAALAGIVFAVYAAGACPTIYVGDSGDLVTAVHVLGIPHPTGYPLYVLLGKLWSVLIPVGTVAWRMSLFSAVCAAAACGALYRLCRSLALHPVAAAFSALVLAFSPSFWSEANVQRVYGLGALFVVLATTAAWRWQVRRDGTSLAWASFLCGFGAANHAFMAVYALALGGLVLTAEPAILRSPRRVVAAGGAFCAGLLPYLYLPLRARAHPPLAWGDPQTLGGFFRVVSRREFWGRAWLEGPADLPVIAANYLGSFRAELTWAGVALALVGTAAGRRRRWPVLLPGLVMAGNFGLLAAHGSRHDLFTWHRYYIPSYVMAAFLAGLGAQVVLERLPAMLRFLPLLVPALLLALGWRTFDRSRYRIAEDFGTAVLQSLPPGAHLAGADDNVLFTLMYLHLVERRRPDVDLIMQGVGGMELPPLRFDPENDPLFFTHHPNWDHPLLDVVPVGLVFRVWPARRPPPPAAATAEALDGERDPRVPKDDLTRSLIGHFHYMRGVTFARGDWPRARREFALAGATADDDDVLFYNLGLVFQRNGLLEDALAAFRRSHAINPRHLASQRRPRATDRVAELTAEEKRLEAIEEDLVRDPTLLPLAPDTPAYHRQLATLLERQGEPLAAHGHRLKALEIDAGA, encoded by the coding sequence ATGCTCGCCGCCGCCGCGCTCGCCGGGATCGTGTTCGCCGTTTACGCGGCCGGCGCCTGCCCCACGATCTATGTCGGTGACAGCGGCGACCTGGTCACCGCGGTTCACGTCTTGGGCATCCCGCATCCGACCGGCTACCCGCTCTACGTGCTCCTCGGCAAGCTCTGGTCGGTCCTAATTCCCGTGGGCACGGTGGCCTGGCGGATGAGCCTCTTCAGCGCCGTCTGCGCCGCAGCGGCTTGCGGGGCATTGTATCGGCTCTGCCGGAGCCTGGCGCTCCACCCGGTTGCGGCGGCCTTCTCGGCGCTCGTCCTGGCGTTCAGTCCGAGCTTCTGGTCGGAGGCGAACGTCCAGAGGGTATACGGCCTGGGGGCGCTGTTCGTCGTACTGGCCACGACGGCCGCTTGGCGCTGGCAGGTCCGCCGGGACGGGACGAGCCTCGCGTGGGCATCGTTCCTGTGCGGCTTCGGGGCCGCCAACCATGCCTTCATGGCCGTCTACGCACTTGCCCTCGGCGGTCTCGTACTCACGGCGGAGCCGGCCATCCTGCGCTCGCCGCGGCGCGTCGTGGCGGCGGGCGGCGCGTTCTGCGCCGGGCTGCTTCCCTACCTCTACCTGCCGTTGCGCGCGCGGGCGCATCCGCCGCTCGCTTGGGGCGACCCGCAGACGCTCGGGGGATTCTTCAGGGTGGTCTCGCGCCGGGAGTTCTGGGGCCGTGCGTGGCTGGAAGGTCCGGCCGACCTGCCGGTCATCGCGGCGAACTACCTCGGGAGCTTCCGCGCGGAGCTCACCTGGGCCGGCGTCGCCCTCGCGCTGGTGGGGACGGCGGCCGGCCGCCGCCGGCGCTGGCCGGTGCTGCTTCCCGGGCTCGTCATGGCCGGGAACTTCGGGCTGCTGGCCGCTCATGGCTCGCGTCATGACCTCTTCACGTGGCACCGCTACTACATCCCGTCTTACGTGATGGCGGCGTTCCTCGCAGGGCTCGGAGCCCAGGTAGTGCTCGAGCGGCTGCCTGCGATGCTCCGCTTCCTTCCGCTGCTGGTCCCGGCTCTCCTGCTGGCGCTGGGGTGGCGGACCTTCGACCGGAGCCGCTACCGGATCGCGGAGGACTTCGGCACCGCGGTCCTCCAATCCCTACCCCCGGGCGCTCACCTCGCTGGGGCGGACGACAACGTGCTCTTCACCCTCATGTATCTTCACCTCGTCGAGCGGCGGCGGCCGGACGTGGACCTCATCATGCAGGGCGTGGGCGGCATGGAACTGCCGCCGCTGCGCTTCGATCCGGAGAACGACCCGCTGTTCTTCACCCATCACCCCAACTGGGATCATCCGTTGCTCGACGTCGTGCCCGTGGGACTCGTCTTCCGGGTGTGGCCAGCCCGCCGGCCGCCTCCGCCCGCGGCGGCCACTGCGGAGGCGCTGGACGGCGAGCGCGATCCGCGGGTGCCGAAGGACGATCTGACGCGAAGCCTGATCGGCCACTTCCACTACATGCGCGGGGTCACCTTCGCGCGCGGCGACTGGCCTCGCGCCCGGCGCGAGTTCGCGCTCGCCGGCGCGACCGCGGACGACGACGACGTGCTCTTCTACAACCTGGGTCTCGTTTTCCAGCGCAACGGGCTCCTCGAGGACGCTCTCGCCGCCTTCCGGCGCTCGCACGCGATCAACCCCCGGCACCTGGCGAGCCAGAGACGGCCACGTGCCACCGACCGGGTGGCGGAGCTCACGGCCGAGGAGAAACGGCTCGAGGCGATCGAAGAGGATCTGGTCCGCGACCCGACACTCCTCCCGCTCGCACCCGACACGCCTGCCTATCACCGGCAGCTGGCGACGCTTCTCGAGCGGCAGGGCGAGCCCCTGGCCGCGCACGGCCACCGCCTGAAGGCTCTCGAGATCGACGCCGGTGCTTGA